The following coding sequences are from one Verrucosispora sp. WMMD573 window:
- a CDS encoding NAD(P)/FAD-dependent oxidoreductase, with translation MVGGEVPGRADVVVVGAGHNGLVSAILLARAGLDVLVLEAAEVIGGATRTENPFPKVPGLRHSTGSYLLGLMPPELLAALDVRIPVLRRDPHYFLPTPGGVGSPYLLFGTDTQATRAQLTEFFSPADAGADEALQAELAALREDLAPAWLAEPFSVEETAERYVRPALRQVFIDLVRGSVADYLARFDFRSELLVSMYAVTDGLSGLNAGPDDPGTGHNFLVHNMCRLPGSGGTWMIAEGGMGTVSRIFADAARASGARIVTGAPVTAITLDRGAASGVVLADGRQIDAEVVLGACDPYRLMELLPDGALPTTLSGRMAAVRRTGSTLKLNLALRDLPRFSCLPDGAPSPFGSTIHLLPGSATLAGGTGESPMAALRAMWADVRAGRLPAEPTIEWYLHTTVDPSLADPAGHHSSALFVQSVPYELAGTTWDAELPGYVDRLVGICERYAPGTGDLIADAVPLPPPGIEAHFGITGGHIHHVDNTVSFADRMPYATGVDGVYAGSAGCHPAGSVIGAAGHNAAQRILADLGR, from the coding sequence ATGGTGGGTGGTGAGGTGCCGGGGCGAGCGGACGTCGTGGTCGTGGGGGCGGGGCACAACGGGTTGGTGTCGGCGATCCTGCTGGCTCGGGCCGGGCTGGACGTGCTGGTGCTGGAGGCCGCCGAGGTGATCGGTGGGGCGACGCGCACCGAGAACCCGTTCCCCAAGGTGCCGGGGCTGCGTCACTCCACCGGGTCGTACCTGCTCGGGTTGATGCCGCCGGAGCTGCTGGCCGCGCTCGACGTCCGGATCCCGGTGCTGCGCCGCGACCCGCACTACTTCCTGCCCACCCCCGGCGGGGTCGGCTCGCCGTACCTGCTCTTCGGCACCGACACACAGGCCACCCGGGCGCAGCTCACCGAGTTCTTCTCCCCCGCCGACGCCGGCGCCGACGAGGCGTTGCAGGCCGAGCTGGCCGCGTTGCGCGAGGACCTCGCCCCGGCCTGGCTGGCCGAGCCGTTCAGCGTCGAGGAGACCGCCGAACGCTACGTCCGCCCCGCGCTGCGCCAGGTCTTCATCGACCTGGTACGCGGCTCCGTCGCCGACTACCTGGCCCGCTTCGACTTCCGCTCCGAGCTGCTGGTCAGCATGTACGCGGTCACCGACGGCCTGTCCGGGCTCAACGCCGGCCCCGACGACCCCGGCACCGGGCACAACTTCCTGGTGCACAACATGTGCCGGCTGCCCGGCTCCGGCGGCACCTGGATGATCGCCGAGGGCGGCATGGGCACCGTCTCGCGGATCTTCGCCGACGCGGCCCGAGCCTCCGGCGCCCGGATCGTCACCGGTGCCCCGGTCACCGCGATCACCCTCGACCGCGGCGCCGCCAGTGGCGTGGTGCTCGCCGACGGCCGCCAGATCGACGCGGAGGTGGTGCTCGGCGCCTGCGACCCGTACCGGCTGATGGAGCTGCTGCCCGACGGCGCGCTGCCGACCACGCTCAGCGGACGGATGGCGGCGGTCCGGCGCACCGGCAGCACCCTCAAGCTGAACCTGGCGCTGCGTGACCTGCCCCGCTTCTCGTGCCTGCCAGACGGCGCGCCGAGCCCGTTCGGTTCCACCATCCACCTGCTGCCCGGCTCGGCGACGCTGGCCGGCGGCACCGGCGAGTCACCGATGGCGGCGCTGCGCGCCATGTGGGCCGACGTGCGGGCCGGGCGACTGCCGGCGGAGCCGACCATCGAGTGGTACCTGCACACCACCGTCGACCCGTCGCTGGCCGACCCGGCCGGGCACCACTCATCGGCACTGTTCGTGCAGTCCGTGCCGTACGAGTTGGCCGGCACCACCTGGGACGCGGAGCTGCCCGGCTACGTCGACCGGCTGGTCGGAATCTGCGAGCGCTATGCACCCGGCACCGGCGACCTGATCGCCGACGCGGTGCCGCTGCCGCCGCCCGGCATCGAGGCGCATTTCGGCATCACCGGTGGGCACATCCACCACGTCGACAACACCGTCTCGTTCGCCGACCGGATGCCCTATGCCACCGGCGTGGACGGGGTGTACGCGGGCAGCGCCGGCTGTCACCCGGCCGGCAGCGTCATCGGTGCCGCCGGCCACAACGCCGCCCAACGCATCCTCGCCGACCTCGGTCGGTAG
- a CDS encoding alkaline phosphatase PhoX yields the protein MDRRTVLRATVVGGAAAFSGSLWAGAALAAPAQPGPGPYGGLLAADANGIQLPAGFTSRVIARSGQRVAGTSYVWHWAPDGGACFPAGDGWIYVSNSEVPLIGGASAVRFRADGSIATSYRILGGTNVNCAGGATPWGTWLSCEEVPLGRVFETWPDGSRSAEERTRMGRFTHEAAACDPDRRVIYLTEDESDGCFYRFVPDTWGDLRTGQVQVLCAPANATAGPVTWQDIPDRDGFPIPTRWQVGAAKHFDGGEGCWYDRGTCWFTTKGDNRVWAYDAVNQRIDLAYDDSLVPAGTAPLTGVDNITGTSGGDLYVAEDGGNMEICVITPAGVVAPFLRLLGQSSSEITGPAFSPDGSRLYFSSQRGTSGNSVGSGGITYEVTGPFRR from the coding sequence GTGGACCGTCGTACCGTGCTGCGTGCCACCGTCGTCGGCGGTGCCGCCGCCTTCTCCGGAAGTCTCTGGGCCGGCGCCGCCCTGGCCGCGCCCGCCCAACCCGGCCCCGGCCCGTACGGCGGCCTGCTCGCCGCCGACGCCAACGGCATCCAGCTGCCGGCCGGCTTCACCAGCCGGGTCATTGCCCGCTCGGGTCAGCGGGTCGCCGGCACCTCGTACGTCTGGCACTGGGCACCGGACGGCGGTGCCTGTTTCCCGGCAGGCGACGGCTGGATCTACGTCTCGAACTCGGAGGTGCCGCTGATCGGCGGGGCCTCCGCGGTGCGGTTCCGCGCCGACGGGTCGATCGCCACCTCGTACCGGATCCTCGGCGGCACCAACGTCAACTGCGCCGGTGGGGCTACCCCGTGGGGCACCTGGCTGTCCTGCGAGGAGGTGCCGCTGGGGCGGGTCTTCGAGACCTGGCCGGACGGCAGCCGTAGCGCCGAGGAGCGGACCCGGATGGGCCGGTTCACCCACGAGGCGGCGGCCTGCGACCCGGACCGTCGGGTGATCTACCTGACCGAGGACGAGAGCGACGGCTGCTTCTACCGCTTCGTCCCCGACACCTGGGGCGATCTGCGCACCGGCCAGGTGCAGGTGCTGTGCGCCCCGGCCAACGCCACCGCCGGCCCGGTGACCTGGCAGGACATTCCGGACCGGGACGGCTTCCCGATCCCGACCCGGTGGCAGGTCGGCGCGGCCAAGCACTTCGACGGTGGCGAAGGCTGCTGGTACGACCGGGGCACCTGCTGGTTCACCACCAAGGGCGACAACCGGGTGTGGGCGTACGACGCGGTCAACCAGCGCATCGACCTGGCGTACGACGACTCGCTGGTGCCGGCAGGCACCGCGCCGTTGACCGGTGTCGACAACATCACCGGCACCTCGGGCGGGGACCTCTACGTGGCCGAGGACGGCGGCAACATGGAGATCTGCGTGATCACTCCGGCCGGGGTGGTGGCGCCGTTCCTGCGCCTGCTCGGCCAGTCCTCCTCGGAGATCACCGGCCCCGCGTTCAGCCCCGACGGCTCCCGCCTCTACTTCTCCTCCCAGCGCGGCACCAGCGGCAACTCGGTCGGCTCCGGCGGCATCACCTACGAGGTCACCGGCCCCTTCCGCCGCTGA
- a CDS encoding YhjD/YihY/BrkB family envelope integrity protein: MGGAWERTRRITNGAFRPVRGRDLSLHAASITFYGAIAVVPVALLAIWLTSLLAGASQVRRLTGYAVEALPDAIGAPHAVAALVEAGVGLTPWLALAALLPASLYGEGLRRAFVSVAAPRSDEHLIGWRGRLLLLPLLAPAPALLLSILLALPTTTGLVRRGGWAGALGVVLSFLAVWLVLTPVLMWVFRVVGPASPDWLSTLGMGSFTAANLSGFLHGFVLFASLPLDLGVPFGGLDEVGSAVAILLWLYLFHVIVLAGYSATLALSAWRTRRRQRG; the protein is encoded by the coding sequence ATGGGCGGTGCGTGGGAGCGGACGAGGCGGATCACCAATGGGGCTTTCCGCCCGGTCCGAGGCCGGGATCTGTCACTGCACGCCGCCTCGATCACGTTCTACGGTGCGATCGCCGTGGTGCCGGTGGCCCTGCTGGCGATCTGGCTCACCTCGCTGCTGGCGGGAGCGTCCCAGGTTCGGCGGCTCACCGGGTACGCCGTGGAGGCCCTGCCGGACGCGATCGGTGCGCCGCACGCGGTGGCCGCACTGGTCGAGGCGGGGGTCGGCCTGACGCCGTGGCTGGCGCTGGCCGCGCTGTTGCCGGCGTCGCTGTACGGCGAAGGGCTGCGCCGGGCGTTCGTCTCGGTCGCCGCGCCCCGCTCCGACGAACACCTGATCGGCTGGCGTGGCCGGCTGTTGCTGCTGCCGCTGCTGGCACCGGCCCCGGCGCTGCTGCTGTCGATCCTGCTGGCCCTGCCGACCACCACCGGGCTGGTCCGGCGCGGCGGTTGGGCCGGCGCGCTCGGGGTGGTGCTGTCGTTCCTGGCGGTGTGGCTGGTCCTCACGCCGGTGCTGATGTGGGTGTTCCGGGTGGTCGGCCCGGCCTCGCCGGACTGGCTCTCCACGCTGGGAATGGGCTCGTTCACCGCGGCGAACCTGTCCGGCTTCCTGCACGGTTTCGTGCTCTTCGCCTCGTTGCCACTCGACCTGGGCGTGCCCTTCGGCGGCCTCGACGAGGTGGGTTCCGCCGTGGCGATCCTGCTCTGGCTCTACCTGTTCCACGTGATCGTGCTGGCCGGCTACTCCGCCACCCTGGCCCTCTCCGCCTGGCGCACCCGCCGCCGACAGCGCGGATGA
- a CDS encoding type II toxin-antitoxin system Phd/YefM family antitoxin, translated as MAKITLREFRDGVGRVLEGIERTGDPVIITKYERPVAVLIGIDEWEEIEAFRDRRDSAVIARSRAEGQFVPLSAALESLGVDPREVEALLADRPGGAAA; from the coding sequence ATGGCGAAGATTACGCTGCGGGAGTTTCGCGATGGCGTGGGTCGGGTGCTGGAGGGGATCGAGCGCACCGGTGATCCGGTGATCATCACCAAGTACGAGCGACCCGTGGCTGTCCTGATCGGCATCGACGAGTGGGAGGAGATCGAGGCGTTCCGGGACCGCCGGGATTCGGCGGTGATCGCTCGTTCCCGTGCCGAGGGTCAGTTCGTGCCGCTGTCGGCGGCTCTGGAGTCGCTAGGGGTCGATCCTCGCGAGGTGGAGGCGCTGCTGGCTGACCGGCCCGGCGGTGCGGCGGCGTGA
- a CDS encoding type II toxin-antitoxin system RelE/ParE family toxin: MKVQIDRNVLVWLHKQPRHVFLTVLSAILGLVADPSPQNSTEMRDGSGRRLRVGDYRVLYRLDDDELTIHDVGHRKDVYS, from the coding sequence GTGAAGGTTCAGATCGACCGGAACGTGCTGGTCTGGCTGCACAAGCAACCTCGCCACGTTTTTCTGACCGTCCTGAGTGCGATCCTCGGCTTGGTCGCCGATCCTTCGCCGCAGAACTCAACCGAGATGCGCGATGGATCTGGGCGTCGTCTGCGCGTCGGCGACTACCGGGTCCTCTACCGGCTCGACGACGACGAACTCACCATCCACGATGTCGGGCATCGCAAGGACGTTTACTCGTAG
- a CDS encoding DivIVA domain-containing protein: MIYLSGERPLPQHARATTFDTRWRGLDPTQVYAYLNRLADELERLHRELTTANTEAERIRQALRQWQSRQAAHRHHSRDSR, from the coding sequence ATGATCTACCTGTCCGGGGAGCGCCCACTTCCCCAGCACGCCCGCGCTACCACCTTCGACACCCGTTGGCGCGGCCTCGACCCAACCCAGGTGTACGCCTACCTCAACCGGCTCGCCGACGAGCTGGAACGCCTACACCGCGAACTGACCACCGCCAACACCGAAGCCGAACGCATCCGCCAGGCGCTGCGCCAATGGCAGTCCCGCCAGGCCGCCCACCGCCACCACAGTCGCGACTCCCGATGA
- a CDS encoding helix-turn-helix transcriptional regulator → MDDPGSTVPRRQLGRYLRELRENAHVTVVAAAKELEWSTPRIWRYETGQVPMHPNDVEAMCRVYGATPETIQTMRSLARETKAHGWWHSYGEAIEDWFKLYVGLEAAATKIRKYEADLVPGLLQTVEYMTEVIATNHPDLSQAEQQVKVDVRLRRQRLLARAVPRAPYYDVILSEAVLRRPLRDRAAMARQLDALVVAGRQHNIKIRVLPLAAGLFRSADTGTFTMLDFPADVREPEPTTIYMDGPCGAVYLDKPHEIRTYEEVWRSLGERALDVDDSRELITAIAKEMTHET, encoded by the coding sequence GTGGACGACCCGGGAAGCACCGTCCCGCGTAGGCAACTCGGCAGGTATTTGAGAGAACTTCGCGAAAACGCGCACGTAACTGTGGTCGCGGCCGCGAAGGAACTGGAATGGTCGACGCCGCGAATCTGGCGGTACGAAACCGGCCAGGTCCCCATGCACCCGAACGACGTGGAGGCCATGTGCCGGGTGTACGGTGCGACCCCCGAGACCATCCAGACCATGCGGTCGCTGGCCCGGGAAACCAAGGCGCACGGCTGGTGGCACAGCTACGGCGAGGCGATCGAGGACTGGTTCAAGCTGTACGTCGGCTTGGAGGCCGCCGCGACAAAGATCCGAAAGTACGAGGCCGACCTGGTACCCGGCCTGTTGCAGACGGTCGAGTACATGACTGAGGTCATCGCGACGAACCATCCGGATCTGTCCCAGGCCGAACAGCAGGTCAAGGTAGATGTTCGACTGCGCAGACAACGTCTGCTGGCTCGGGCGGTACCCCGCGCGCCCTACTACGACGTGATTCTCAGCGAGGCGGTGCTACGTCGGCCGCTGCGTGACCGGGCGGCGATGGCCCGGCAACTCGACGCGCTGGTGGTGGCGGGTCGCCAGCACAACATCAAGATCCGGGTACTTCCGTTGGCCGCCGGGCTGTTCCGCTCGGCCGATACGGGCACCTTCACCATGCTCGACTTCCCCGCCGACGTGCGGGAACCGGAGCCGACCACGATCTACATGGACGGTCCGTGCGGCGCGGTCTACCTTGACAAGCCGCACGAGATCCGGACCTACGAGGAAGTTTGGCGCTCGCTCGGCGAGCGGGCGCTCGACGTCGATGACTCCCGTGAGTTGATCACGGCAATCGCGAAGGAGATGACCCATGAGACGTGA
- a CDS encoding DUF397 domain-containing protein, protein MRRDGAWRTSSRSGSGECVEVAGFVDAVGVRDSKDRQGAELSFAATSWTRFVAATRAGRFAPRT, encoded by the coding sequence ATGAGACGTGACGGAGCGTGGCGCACGTCGTCCCGGTCCGGCAGCGGTGAATGCGTCGAGGTGGCCGGCTTTGTCGACGCGGTCGGCGTACGCGACAGCAAGGACCGGCAGGGCGCGGAGCTGAGCTTCGCCGCGACAAGCTGGACCCGGTTCGTCGCCGCCACCCGCGCAGGCCGCTTCGCCCCCCGCACCTGA
- a CDS encoding IS110 family transposase produces the protein MRGVPEEIADAESEQVLARVCAVDVAKESGMVCTRGSGPSGRRVSRVWQVAATTKAVSDLAGNLVAAGVEKVTVESTSDYWRIWFYLFEAAGLDVQLVNARDVKNVPGRAKTDKLDAVWLAKLTEKGLLRPSFVPPAPVRVLRDYTRMRVDLVRDRTRYWSRLEKLLEDALIKVSSVASTLKTVSTRDMVEALIAGQRDPQALAGLARGRMRGKHTALIEALTGRFDAHHGELARILLDQIDRLDAEIAKLTTRIGQLLDDIDPPSPDGDIPRPDARTRLAEIPGISTESAQLIIAEIGLDMTRFPTAGHLVSWAKLCPRTIQSGTTHTPGKTGKGNPYLKGALGIAAASAARGKTTFLSERYRRVVKRRGKGKALVAVARSILVTIWHLLANPTTRFHDLGADYHDRRVNTTRKINSLIRQLEALGHTITLQPTT, from the coding sequence ATGCGTGGAGTGCCCGAGGAGATTGCGGACGCGGAGTCTGAGCAGGTCCTGGCGCGGGTGTGCGCGGTCGACGTGGCCAAGGAGTCGGGGATGGTGTGCACCCGCGGGTCTGGTCCGAGCGGGCGGCGTGTCAGCCGGGTGTGGCAGGTGGCGGCGACCACGAAGGCGGTCAGTGACCTTGCGGGGAATCTGGTGGCGGCGGGGGTGGAGAAGGTCACTGTGGAGAGCACGTCGGACTACTGGCGGATCTGGTTTTACCTGTTCGAAGCTGCCGGGTTGGATGTGCAACTGGTCAACGCCCGTGACGTCAAGAACGTGCCCGGGCGGGCGAAGACCGACAAGCTGGACGCGGTGTGGTTGGCCAAACTCACCGAGAAGGGCCTGTTACGGCCGTCGTTCGTGCCCCCGGCGCCGGTGCGGGTGTTACGCGATTACACCCGGATGCGGGTGGATCTGGTCCGGGACCGCACCCGTTACTGGTCGAGGTTGGAGAAACTCCTCGAAGATGCCCTGATCAAGGTCTCGTCGGTGGCGTCGACCCTGAAGACGGTCTCGACGCGGGACATGGTCGAGGCGTTGATCGCCGGCCAACGTGATCCGCAGGCCCTCGCCGGCCTGGCCCGTGGCCGGATGCGCGGCAAACACACCGCCCTGATCGAGGCACTCACCGGCCGGTTCGACGCCCATCACGGTGAGCTGGCCCGGATCCTGCTCGACCAGATCGACCGCCTCGACGCCGAGATCGCGAAGCTCACCACACGGATCGGGCAGTTGCTCGACGACATCGATCCACCCTCCCCCGACGGGGACATCCCGCGGCCAGACGCCCGCACACGGCTGGCCGAGATCCCGGGAATCAGCACCGAGTCCGCACAACTGATCATCGCCGAGATCGGCCTGGACATGACACGGTTCCCCACCGCCGGACACCTGGTGTCCTGGGCGAAACTATGCCCACGCACCATCCAGTCCGGCACCACCCACACCCCGGGCAAGACCGGCAAAGGCAACCCCTACCTCAAAGGCGCACTCGGTATCGCCGCCGCCAGCGCCGCCCGCGGCAAGACAACGTTCCTGTCCGAACGCTACCGACGCGTGGTCAAACGCCGAGGCAAAGGCAAAGCCCTCGTCGCCGTCGCCCGATCCATACTCGTGACCATCTGGCACCTGCTGGCCAACCCCACCACCCGTTTCCACGACCTCGGCGCGGACTACCACGACCGCCGCGTCAACACCACCCGCAAGATCAACAGCCTGATCCGGCAACTCGAAGCCCTCGGCCACACCATCACCCTGCAACCAACCACCTGA
- the dxr gene encoding 1-deoxy-D-xylulose-5-phosphate reductoisomerase, which translates to MTSPRDLVLLGCTGSIGTQAIDIVRRNPERFRVVALGAGGGNIGLLAAQALELGVDVVGVAKASAAQDLQLAFYAEASRRGWASGEFKLPKIVAGPEAMTELAQWPCDVVLNGVVGSLGLAPTLAALRAGRTLALANKESLVAGGSLVKGAVTRPEQIVPVDSEHSALAQCLRGGTRGEVRRLVVTASGGPFRGRRRDELTAVTPEQALAHPTWTMGPVVTINSATMVNKALEVIEAHELFDVPYADITVMVHPQSVIHSMVEFVDGSTLAQASPPDMRLPIALGLGWPDRVPEAAAAVDWTTAHTWEFAPLDDEAFPAVALAKAAGEGGRCRPAIYNAANEECVAAFVAGRLPFLGIVDTLQRVLEEAPDFGEPGTVEDVLEAESWARAHAQEIIAAAVEGA; encoded by the coding sequence GTGACGTCCCCCCGTGATCTTGTGCTGCTGGGTTGTACCGGGTCGATCGGTACGCAGGCCATCGACATCGTGCGGCGCAACCCGGAGCGATTCCGGGTGGTGGCGCTGGGTGCCGGTGGCGGCAACATCGGGCTGCTCGCCGCCCAGGCGCTCGAACTCGGTGTCGACGTGGTCGGGGTGGCCAAGGCGTCCGCCGCGCAGGACCTTCAGCTGGCGTTCTACGCCGAGGCGAGCCGGCGGGGCTGGGCGAGCGGCGAGTTCAAGCTGCCCAAGATCGTGGCCGGGCCGGAGGCGATGACCGAGCTGGCCCAGTGGCCGTGTGACGTCGTGCTCAACGGGGTGGTGGGGTCGCTCGGGTTGGCGCCGACCCTGGCGGCGCTCCGCGCCGGGCGTACGCTCGCGCTGGCCAACAAGGAGTCGCTGGTGGCCGGCGGCTCGCTGGTCAAGGGCGCGGTGACGCGGCCGGAGCAGATCGTCCCTGTCGATTCGGAGCACTCGGCGTTGGCCCAGTGCCTGCGCGGCGGCACCCGGGGTGAGGTCCGCCGGCTGGTGGTGACCGCCAGCGGTGGGCCGTTCCGGGGTAGGCGGCGCGACGAGCTGACGGCGGTGACCCCGGAGCAGGCGCTGGCCCACCCGACCTGGACCATGGGGCCGGTCGTCACGATCAACTCGGCGACCATGGTCAACAAGGCGCTTGAGGTGATCGAGGCGCACGAGCTGTTCGACGTGCCGTACGCCGACATCACCGTGATGGTGCACCCCCAGTCGGTGATCCACTCGATGGTCGAGTTCGTCGACGGGTCGACGTTGGCGCAGGCCAGCCCGCCGGACATGCGGCTGCCGATCGCCCTGGGCCTCGGCTGGCCGGACCGGGTGCCGGAGGCCGCCGCCGCCGTCGACTGGACCACGGCGCACACCTGGGAGTTCGCGCCGCTTGACGACGAGGCGTTCCCGGCGGTGGCGCTGGCCAAGGCGGCCGGGGAGGGCGGTCGATGCCGGCCGGCGATCTACAACGCGGCGAACGAGGAGTGCGTGGCGGCGTTCGTCGCCGGGCGGCTGCCGTTCCTCGGCATCGTCGACACGTTGCAGCGCGTGTTGGAGGAGGCTCCCGATTTCGGCGAACCGGGTACCGTCGAGGACGTACTCGAAGCCGAGTCGTGGGCGCGCGCACACGCGCAGGAGATCATCGCTGCTGCGGTGGAAGGAGCTTGA
- a CDS encoding site-2 protease family protein, producing MSFAFGVVLFALGILISVSLHEAGHMLTAKAFGMKVTRYFVGFGPTLWSFKRGETEYGIKGIPLGGFCKIVGMTPQDDDVEPGDEKRAMWRYPVWKRTIVMSAGSVTHFGLAIFAAWLAAMTFGLPNPDRPTTEEQIRSEPAVIALQDCVLPDTTYRECTPSDAASPAAAAGLRNGDRITSFNGTPVTNYGDLLTALRTASPGATATLGYERDGQAGTVDTVLGTTKRPPIDNPDGPVTDVPALGIGLIISTPGLVSYGPVEAVGATSTFIGDMAVATAQALQRLPEKIPALWTAITGGERDIDTPISVVGASVLGGEAVANNAWEIFVMLFISLNFFIGVFNLLPLLPLDGGHIAIAWFERARSWLYARLRKPDPGRVDYFKLMPFTYVVILIGGVFTLLTITADVVNPITLFPK from the coding sequence ATGTCGTTCGCGTTCGGGGTGGTGCTGTTCGCCCTCGGCATTCTCATCTCGGTGAGCCTGCACGAGGCCGGGCACATGCTCACCGCCAAGGCCTTCGGCATGAAGGTCACCCGCTACTTCGTCGGCTTCGGCCCCACCCTCTGGTCGTTCAAGCGCGGCGAGACCGAGTACGGGATCAAGGGCATCCCGCTCGGTGGCTTCTGCAAGATCGTTGGGATGACGCCGCAGGACGACGACGTCGAGCCCGGTGACGAGAAGCGGGCCATGTGGCGCTACCCGGTGTGGAAGCGCACCATCGTGATGTCCGCCGGGTCGGTCACCCACTTCGGGTTGGCGATCTTCGCCGCCTGGCTGGCCGCGATGACCTTCGGCCTGCCCAACCCGGACCGCCCGACCACCGAGGAGCAGATCCGCAGCGAGCCGGCGGTGATCGCCCTCCAGGACTGCGTCCTGCCGGACACCACCTACCGCGAGTGCACCCCGAGCGACGCCGCCAGCCCGGCCGCCGCGGCCGGGCTCCGGAACGGCGACCGGATCACCTCGTTCAACGGCACCCCGGTCACCAACTACGGCGACCTGCTCACCGCCCTACGGACCGCCAGCCCGGGTGCCACCGCCACCCTCGGCTACGAGCGCGACGGCCAGGCCGGCACCGTCGACACCGTGCTGGGCACCACCAAGCGCCCCCCGATCGACAACCCGGACGGGCCGGTCACCGACGTTCCCGCGCTCGGCATCGGCCTGATCATCAGTACCCCCGGCCTGGTCAGCTACGGCCCGGTGGAGGCGGTCGGCGCGACCAGCACCTTCATCGGCGACATGGCGGTGGCCACCGCGCAGGCGTTGCAGCGGCTGCCGGAGAAGATCCCCGCGCTGTGGACCGCCATCACCGGCGGCGAGCGGGACATCGACACCCCGATCAGCGTGGTCGGCGCGAGCGTCCTCGGTGGCGAGGCGGTCGCCAACAACGCCTGGGAAATCTTCGTCATGCTGTTCATCTCGCTGAACTTCTTCATCGGGGTGTTCAACCTGCTGCCGCTGCTGCCACTGGACGGCGGCCACATCGCCATCGCCTGGTTCGAACGGGCCCGTTCCTGGCTGTACGCGCGGCTGCGCAAGCCCGACCCGGGTCGGGTGGACTACTTCAAGCTGATGCCCTTCACGTACGTGGTGATCCTGATCGGTGGGGTGTTCACCCTGCTCACCATCACCGCGGACGTGGTCAACCCGATCACCCTCTTCCCAAAGTGA
- the ispG gene encoding flavodoxin-dependent (E)-4-hydroxy-3-methylbut-2-enyl-diphosphate synthase has translation MTAVSLGMPPVPPPPLAPRRASRQIMVGSVPVGGGAPVSVQSMTTTLTADVNATLQQIAELTASGCQIVRVAVPSQDDVEALPAIAKKSQIPVIADIHFQPKYVFAAIDAGCAAVRVNPGNIRQFDDKVKEIAAAASAAGTPIRIGVNAGSLDKRLLAKYGRATAEALVESALWECSLFEEHGFRDIKISVKHNDPVVMIRAYRQLAEQCDYPLHLGVTEAGPAFQGTIKSAVAFGALLAEGIGDTIRVSLSAPPVEEIKVGNQILESLGLRERGLEIVSCPSCGRAQVDVYKLAEEVTAGLEGLPVPLRVAVMGCVVNGPGEAREADLGVASGNGKGQIFVKGQVIKTVPEGQIVETLIEEALRLADEMGAELPEELRDLIPGATVTVH, from the coding sequence GTGACCGCTGTCAGTCTCGGTATGCCGCCCGTACCGCCGCCGCCGCTCGCGCCCCGCCGGGCCAGCCGCCAGATCATGGTCGGGTCCGTGCCGGTCGGCGGCGGCGCGCCGGTGTCCGTCCAGTCGATGACCACCACGTTGACCGCTGACGTGAACGCCACCCTTCAGCAGATCGCGGAGCTGACGGCGTCCGGGTGCCAGATCGTCCGGGTCGCGGTGCCCAGCCAGGACGACGTCGAGGCGCTGCCGGCGATCGCCAAGAAGTCGCAGATCCCGGTGATCGCGGACATTCACTTCCAGCCGAAGTACGTCTTCGCCGCGATCGACGCCGGGTGCGCGGCGGTCCGGGTCAACCCGGGCAACATCCGCCAGTTCGACGACAAGGTCAAGGAAATCGCGGCAGCGGCCTCCGCCGCCGGTACGCCGATCCGGATCGGGGTCAACGCCGGCTCGCTGGACAAGCGGCTGCTGGCCAAGTACGGCAGGGCCACGGCGGAGGCGCTCGTCGAGTCGGCGCTGTGGGAGTGCTCGCTGTTCGAGGAGCACGGCTTCCGGGACATCAAGATCTCGGTGAAGCACAACGACCCGGTGGTGATGATCCGGGCGTACCGGCAGCTCGCCGAGCAGTGCGATTACCCGCTGCACCTCGGCGTGACCGAGGCCGGGCCGGCGTTCCAGGGCACCATCAAGTCCGCGGTCGCCTTCGGGGCGCTGCTGGCCGAGGGGATCGGCGACACCATCCGGGTGTCGCTGTCCGCGCCGCCGGTCGAGGAGATCAAGGTCGGCAACCAGATCCTGGAGTCGCTCGGCCTGCGTGAGCGCGGCCTGGAGATCGTCTCCTGCCCGTCCTGCGGGCGGGCCCAGGTGGACGTCTACAAGCTGGCCGAGGAGGTCACCGCCGGCCTGGAAGGGCTGCCGGTGCCGCTGCGGGTCGCCGTGATGGGCTGCGTGGTCAACGGTCCCGGTGAGGCCCGCGAGGCCGACCTGGGGGTGGCCTCCGGCAACGGCAAGGGGCAGATCTTCGTCAAGGGCCAGGTCATCAAGACGGTGCCCGAGGGGCAGATCGTGGAGACCCTCATCGAGGAGGCGCTGCGGCTGGCCGACGAGATGGGCGCCGAACTGCCCGAGGAACTGCGCGACCTGATCCCCGGCGCCACCGTCACCGTGCACTGA